The following are encoded in a window of Nitrospirota bacterium genomic DNA:
- the flgG gene encoding flagellar basal-body rod protein FlgG — MMRALYIAATGMEAQQLNIDIISNNLANVNTTGFKKSRGDFQDLLYQTIKMAGSSSGGGTQVPSGIQVGSGVRPASVQKLFSQGDFQNTQNPLDLAIEGDGFFQVSMPDGTTAYSRSGSFKKDSTGRMVTSDGYPVEPSITLPADTVSITVSANGIVSVLQAGNPAPTDVGTLQLIKFSNPTGLNSLGRNLFLPTAASGEAITGTPGEAGFGTIAQGFLEASNVNIAEELVNMIIGQRAYEINSKAMQSADEMMRTANEVKR; from the coding sequence ATGATGAGGGCATTGTATATTGCGGCAACGGGGATGGAGGCACAGCAGCTTAATATAGATATTATTTCCAATAACCTGGCGAATGTTAATACAACCGGGTTTAAAAAGAGCAGGGGGGATTTTCAGGATTTGCTTTATCAGACTATTAAGATGGCGGGTTCATCGTCCGGCGGTGGTACTCAGGTGCCTTCAGGGATTCAGGTAGGTTCAGGTGTCCGTCCTGCATCTGTCCAGAAGTTGTTCAGCCAGGGGGATTTCCAGAATACGCAGAACCCGCTTGACCTTGCAATAGAAGGGGATGGGTTCTTTCAGGTCTCAATGCCTGACGGGACCACGGCTTATTCAAGGTCAGGGTCATTCAAAAAAGACAGCACCGGCAGAATGGTAACGTCAGACGGTTATCCTGTTGAGCCTTCTATAACCCTTCCTGCTGATACGGTCAGTATTACGGTAAGCGCCAATGGCATAGTCTCTGTACTTCAGGCAGGAAATCCTGCACCAACTGATGTTGGAACTCTGCAATTGATAAAGTTCTCCAATCCAACTGGACTTAATTCACTCGGCAGGAATCTCTTCCTTCCAACAGCCGCCTCCGGTGAAGCCATAACAGGCACACCGGGTGAAGCAGGATTCGGGACAATTGCACAGGGATTCTTAGAGGCCTCCAACGTCAACATCGCAGAAGAGCTTGTAAACATGATAATAGGGCAGAGGGCTTATGAAATAAATTCCAAGGCAATGCAAAGTGCTGATGAGATGATGAGGACGGCGAATGAGGTTAAAAGATAG
- a CDS encoding OmpA family protein: MSHKKKKHEEHENHERWLVSYADFITLLFAFFVTMYSTSSVNEGKYRAVSDSAQAAFNPSNYKSKRIDVGPNMQASEKKQYQVEKIVAIREVLKELQVKEKIHVFNDKRGIIIRITDTAIFDSGSAEIRKDALESVDGLIGVLSSMSENLQVEGHTDNLPIKSPIYPSNWELSSARATSIVRRFIADGIDPKRLTAIGYGEYRPLADNDTEENRVKNRRVDIVVLTTSDKNNNSTQFVNPFANIKIE, from the coding sequence ATGTCGCATAAAAAGAAAAAACATGAAGAGCATGAAAATCATGAAAGATGGCTTGTGTCTTATGCAGATTTTATAACACTGCTGTTTGCCTTCTTTGTTACGATGTACTCCACCTCATCAGTAAATGAAGGAAAGTACAGGGCAGTAAGCGACTCTGCTCAGGCCGCGTTCAACCCATCCAATTATAAATCAAAGAGAATAGATGTCGGCCCGAATATGCAGGCCTCTGAGAAAAAACAGTATCAGGTTGAAAAAATAGTAGCCATAAGGGAAGTTCTGAAGGAATTACAGGTAAAAGAAAAGATCCATGTTTTTAATGATAAGAGGGGTATCATAATCAGAATTACCGATACTGCAATCTTTGATTCAGGAAGTGCAGAAATAAGAAAAGATGCACTGGAGTCAGTTGACGGTCTAATCGGCGTGCTTTCAAGTATGAGTGAGAACCTGCAGGTTGAAGGACATACAGACAACCTGCCTATAAAAAGTCCTATCTACCCTTCAAACTGGGAGCTTTCATCTGCAAGGGCAACAAGCATTGTAAGACGATTCATTGCAGATGGGATTGACCCCAAGAGACTGACTGCAATAGGATATGGTGAATACAGGCCCTTAGCAGACAACGATACAGAGGAAAACAGGGTTAAAAACAGAAGGGTTGATATAGTAGTGCTTACAACCTCTGATAAAAATAATAACTCCACACAGTTTGTAAATCCATTTGCAAATATAAAGATAGAGTAA
- the flgF gene encoding flagellar basal-body rod protein FlgF — translation MNKGIYPALSGGVAYEKMLSVISNNLANINTSGFKADKTVFKVDMPDEVNVTLPVTQDTASAENLLPPADNTLIEGPSDKYFTAIDSLYTDFNPGVVKQTGNPLDLSIDGNGFFVVNTPDGVRYTRSGNFTVNSSNTLTTASGHIVMGENGPIILEDGKISINAEGTISVNGSEVNKIKVVDFVNPGSLMKDGGNLFKGADEKAPESYKVVQGTIELSNVNPVEEMASMIEVLRGYETYQKVMTTMDETSAKANEIGRV, via the coding sequence ATGAACAAAGGAATTTATCCGGCATTGTCCGGCGGGGTAGCTTATGAAAAGATGCTGAGTGTTATTTCCAATAATCTTGCAAACATTAATACCTCTGGTTTTAAGGCTGATAAAACAGTATTTAAGGTGGATATGCCGGATGAAGTAAATGTAACTCTTCCGGTTACACAAGATACAGCAAGCGCAGAGAATTTGTTGCCGCCTGCTGATAATACACTTATAGAAGGTCCTTCAGATAAATATTTTACAGCAATTGACTCGCTGTACACGGACTTTAATCCTGGAGTTGTTAAACAGACCGGTAATCCGCTTGATCTGTCAATTGATGGCAATGGTTTTTTTGTGGTCAATACACCGGATGGCGTCAGATATACAAGGAGCGGGAACTTCACTGTAAATTCTTCCAATACACTTACAACTGCAAGTGGACATATAGTTATGGGAGAGAATGGCCCAATAATATTAGAAGACGGCAAGATAAGCATTAATGCAGAAGGGACGATCTCAGTTAATGGTAGTGAAGTGAATAAGATTAAGGTTGTTGATTTTGTAAATCCGGGCAGCCTTATGAAAGATGGCGGGAATCTTTTTAAAGGGGCAGATGAAAAGGCCCCTGAGTCATATAAGGTTGTGCAGGGGACCATTGAATTATCAAATGTAAACCCGGTTGAAGAGATGGCCTCAATGATCGAGGTGTTAAGAGGTTATGAGACATATCAGAAGGTAATGACAACAATGGATGAGACATCGGCAAAGGCGAATGAGATAGGAAGGGTGTGA
- a CDS encoding flagellar basal body L-ring protein FlgH, whose product MKYIIGVLLFIAVISMNTVYAGQINENDKAPSPGPSPARGEGAKFNPLPQGDGKLVEQSRGQGDIQNSPPVVKGGGGGVVSNGHENNGSLWSEDKPQSFLFSDFRANSVGDILTVRIVESSKGNKNASTKTEKDSSISTSLSALFGIPTDKLSKGSVGAETSEKHDGSGTTSRSSQLTAVMTAKVLDVLPNGNLVIDGKREVVVNNETQIISINGIIRPEDIGPGNTILSSYIADAKITYTGSGVIGDKQRVGWLVRVIDFIWPF is encoded by the coding sequence ATGAAATACATCATTGGAGTACTATTATTTATTGCAGTAATAAGCATGAATACTGTATATGCCGGGCAGATAAATGAAAACGATAAGGCCCCCTCACCCGGACCCTCTCCCGCCAGGGGAGAGGGTGCTAAGTTTAATCCCCTCCCGCAAGGGGATGGGAAATTAGTTGAGCAATCGAGGGGTCAGGGGGATATTCAGAATTCCCCCCCTGTAGTTAAGGGGGGGGGAGGGGGGGTGGTTTCTAATGGCCATGAAAACAACGGTTCTCTCTGGTCTGAGGATAAACCACAGTCATTCCTTTTCAGTGACTTCAGGGCAAACAGTGTAGGGGATATCCTTACAGTACGGATAGTAGAGAGTTCAAAGGGTAATAAGAATGCGTCAACCAAGACTGAGAAGGATTCAAGTATCTCAACCTCATTATCTGCATTATTCGGGATACCGACAGACAAATTATCAAAAGGGTCAGTAGGCGCAGAGACCAGTGAAAAACATGATGGTTCAGGGACTACCTCAAGGAGCAGCCAGCTCACTGCTGTTATGACAGCAAAAGTCCTTGATGTATTGCCTAACGGTAACCTTGTAATTGATGGTAAAAGAGAAGTTGTTGTAAATAATGAAACCCAGATAATCTCTATAAACGGGATAATCAGGCCCGAAGATATAGGCCCCGGAAATACAATATTGTCATCTTATATTGCCGATGCAAAGATTACATATACAGGAAGCGGTGTTATCGGCGATAAACAACGTGTAGGCTGGCTTGTGAGGGTGATTGATTTTATATGGCCGTTCTAA
- the flgA gene encoding flagellar basal body P-ring formation protein FlgA, which yields MNNVRAYSLIIYSWLIMFLAGISLVAITPISAYTANKTLSITEAEKSIKEYITSHSPWEESQIKVKNVSIPITVNIPQDGGYEITASPKSALIGRTAFSLNVKGDNVTAQTYWITADIEVWVDVVLTSRSLKDHQIISGSDIYTGKQNLSDLPAGYLYNTDDVIGKRLKRFVAGNRPLSTDILEEPPLFKRGDKVFIIAESDNLKITTVGTASEDGYKNRPVKVVNILSKREVFGDVIDGGTIKVRW from the coding sequence GTGAACAATGTTAGAGCATATAGTTTAATAATTTACAGTTGGCTGATAATGTTCCTTGCAGGAATATCATTAGTTGCTATAACTCCTATTTCTGCTTATACAGCTAATAAAACGCTTTCTATAACTGAGGCGGAGAAGTCCATTAAAGAATATATTACTTCACATTCTCCATGGGAGGAGTCTCAGATAAAGGTGAAGAATGTATCAATTCCTATTACAGTAAATATTCCACAGGATGGTGGATATGAAATAACGGCATCGCCGAAGTCAGCCCTTATTGGAAGGACTGCATTTTCGCTGAATGTTAAAGGTGATAATGTTACAGCTCAGACATACTGGATAACTGCTGACATAGAGGTGTGGGTGGATGTTGTCCTTACTTCACGTTCATTAAAAGATCATCAGATTATCAGTGGAAGTGATATATATACAGGCAAACAAAACCTGAGTGACCTCCCTGCGGGTTATCTATATAACACTGATGATGTAATTGGAAAAAGACTTAAAAGGTTTGTTGCAGGGAACAGGCCGCTTTCAACAGATATTTTAGAGGAACCTCCATTATTTAAACGCGGAGATAAGGTATTTATTATTGCAGAATCAGATAACCTGAAGATTACAACAGTAGGCACTGCTTCAGAAGATGGATACAAAAACAGACCTGTTAAGGTCGTAAATATACTATCAAAAAGAGAGGTCTTCGGGGATGTAATAGATGGCGGTACAATAAAGGTCAGATGGTAG
- a CDS encoding MerR family transcriptional regulator — translation MSLELEIQSVYTMRVASKLTGITPGTIREYERQGLLRTHRDSQNNHRLFTHGEVKWIIQIWKLIHEEGLNYEGIRRLLLTNPCYKILKCPADLRENCRVFTDNKSTCWSLGTSIDCCIDNENKCRTCKVYTTAHENPYLLTTSLKDVKEER, via the coding sequence ATGTCACTGGAACTTGAAATTCAATCTGTTTATACAATGCGTGTTGCATCAAAACTTACCGGTATAACTCCTGGAACAATACGCGAATATGAGCGTCAGGGATTGCTGAGGACGCACAGGGATTCTCAGAACAATCACCGTCTTTTTACTCATGGTGAGGTAAAATGGATTATTCAGATATGGAAGCTAATACATGAAGAAGGTCTGAATTACGAAGGTATCCGAAGGCTCCTGCTTACAAATCCATGCTATAAGATTCTTAAATGCCCTGCTGATTTAAGAGAGAATTGCAGGGTCTTTACAGATAATAAATCTACTTGCTGGTCATTGGGGACATCCATTGATTGTTGTATTGATAATGAAAATAAATGCCGGACTTGCAAGGTATATACAACTGCCCATGAAAATCCATATTTATTAACAACATCTTTAAAAGATGTAAAAGAGGAACGATAA
- a CDS encoding flagellar motor protein, translated as MDIFIPLGIIVAIASILIGQAIEGGNIGSILQFTAFLIVIGGTFGAVMVNYPIKPFMNAFKLAIGAILKSKVDYESYINQLEGFANIARKEGILSLESKVGDIQDPFLRKGIQYVIDGTEPETLEKILGIEMAYEEEREALSAKVFESFGGFSPTVGILGAVLGLIHVMENLADPSKLGGGIATAFVATVYGVGSANLLFLPLAGNIKIKIRARGVLKEMIIEGLVAIATGENPRLMKEKLEGFLDKEKSKTAK; from the coding sequence ATGGATATCTTCATCCCTTTAGGGATTATAGTTGCCATTGCAAGTATCCTGATAGGTCAGGCGATTGAGGGTGGAAATATAGGTTCAATCCTCCAGTTCACTGCCTTCTTAATAGTTATAGGAGGTACCTTCGGTGCAGTAATGGTCAACTATCCTATTAAGCCCTTCATGAATGCCTTTAAACTGGCCATTGGTGCCATACTAAAATCAAAGGTTGATTATGAGAGCTATATAAATCAGCTCGAAGGGTTTGCAAATATCGCAAGGAAAGAGGGCATACTCTCCCTTGAATCAAAGGTCGGAGATATTCAGGACCCTTTTCTTCGTAAGGGCATCCAATATGTAATTGACGGAACCGAACCGGAGACACTTGAAAAGATCCTCGGTATTGAGATGGCGTATGAAGAAGAAAGAGAGGCGCTGTCTGCAAAGGTTTTTGAATCATTCGGCGGCTTTTCACCGACTGTGGGAATTCTTGGAGCCGTGCTCGGTCTCATACACGTTATGGAAAATCTTGCCGACCCGAGTAAACTCGGCGGCGGTATTGCTACAGCATTTGTTGCAACAGTATATGGCGTCGGTTCTGCAAACCTGTTATTCCTGCCGCTTGCCGGAAATATAAAAATAAAAATCAGGGCAAGAGGTGTACTAAAGGAAATGATAATAGAAGGACTTGTTGCAATCGCTACCGGAGAAAACCCAAGATTGATGAAGGAAAAATTGGAAGGATTCCTTGATAAGGAAAAGAGTAAAACAGCAAAATAG
- a CDS encoding flagellar basal body P-ring protein FlgI, translated as MKKILSLTLLIFLLFAGVAHAVRVKDVATVGGVRDNQLVGYGLVIGLNGTGDKKGTDFTIRSTATMLTKMGITVDPSVISVKNIAAVVVTAKLPPFAKKGNKLDVIVSSIGDSTSLQGGTLLMTPLKGANQVVYAVAQGPMSLGGYTGGSEGNSVQKNHSTVGRIANGAIIEREVEMDMNAKDEVMISLRQQDFSTAVRLSDSINRFTQKKLAYPKDSSTVVLSIPEEYKNRVVELIASVENLDIKVDAPARIVLNERTGTVVMGENVRISTVAISHGNLTIQIKTQMKVSQPGPFSKGETVVVPQPDVSVDEPQARLMVLQSGVTVDEVVRALNSVGVTPRDLIAILQAIKEAGALQADLEII; from the coding sequence ATGAAAAAGATTCTATCATTAACATTATTAATATTTCTCCTCTTTGCCGGCGTTGCCCATGCTGTTCGTGTGAAGGATGTGGCTACTGTTGGTGGGGTGAGGGATAATCAGCTTGTCGGTTATGGCCTCGTGATTGGGCTTAATGGTACCGGTGATAAGAAGGGGACTGATTTTACTATTAGAAGTACAGCAACAATGCTTACAAAAATGGGTATTACTGTAGACCCTTCGGTTATAAGTGTTAAGAATATTGCGGCTGTTGTGGTTACTGCGAAGCTTCCGCCATTTGCAAAAAAAGGGAATAAACTTGATGTGATAGTTTCGTCAATCGGGGACTCCACAAGTCTTCAGGGAGGGACACTTTTGATGACCCCTCTGAAAGGTGCAAATCAGGTTGTGTATGCAGTTGCACAGGGGCCAATGTCCCTTGGAGGGTATACCGGAGGCTCTGAGGGTAATAGTGTTCAGAAGAATCATTCAACTGTAGGCAGGATTGCAAATGGTGCAATAATAGAGCGGGAAGTAGAGATGGATATGAATGCCAAAGATGAAGTTATGATCTCTCTGAGACAACAGGATTTCAGTACAGCAGTCAGGCTTTCTGATTCAATTAACCGTTTTACTCAGAAGAAACTGGCCTATCCAAAAGACTCAAGCACTGTTGTTCTATCTATACCTGAGGAATATAAGAATAGGGTTGTAGAGCTTATAGCATCTGTAGAAAATCTTGACATTAAAGTTGATGCGCCTGCAAGAATCGTTTTAAATGAACGTACCGGCACTGTGGTTATGGGAGAGAATGTAAGAATATCAACTGTAGCCATATCTCATGGGAATCTTACTATTCAAATAAAGACACAGATGAAGGTCTCTCAGCCCGGGCCATTTTCAAAGGGCGAGACAGTGGTTGTGCCTCAGCCTGATGTCTCAGTTGATGAGCCGCAGGCAAGGCTGATGGTACTGCAGTCAGGTGTGACAGTTGATGAGGTTGTAAGGGCACTCAACTCTGTCGGTGTTACGCCGCGCGATTTGATAGCAATACTGCAGGCGATTAAAGAGGCAGGGGCGTTGCAGGCGGACCTTGAAATAATATAG